Proteins encoded within one genomic window of Acidobacteriota bacterium:
- a CDS encoding PhoX family phosphatase, which translates to MKLFSKSEPAENTTFEEILSRRIERRSFLKGALSAAPLLVAGTSLIDSTDASAQELPLDDEDLTLGTAENRAATLADKLEFLPIRLNTEDRITVANGYAASVLLKWGDPLTSNAPAFSLIRQTPAAQAEQFGFNCDYVGYFPLPNFAAKSSTTGLLVVNHEYTDPLNMFLGYQAGNPTKDQVDIELAAHGASVVEIERTSNGWRYKVGSAFNRRITGQTEILFTGPAAGNELLKTSEDPTGTRVLGMLNNCAAGKTPWGTVLTCEENFNQYFANNGKLTDADPRKRVHSRYGLTSAASERAWEKFYNRFDIEKEPNEPFRFGWVVEFDPYDPTFVPRKRTALGRFKHEAATTVVAKDGRVVVYTGDDERFDYMYKFVTKNKVNLQNRAANFNLLDEGTLYVARLSDNGTGTWIPLIGGQGPLAGWTQADVCINTRGAADLVGATKMDRPEDIEVNPVSGKVYCVMTNNTRRGTDNNPTTDAANPRAANKHGHIIELTEAGDDHAATAFEWDIFMLCGDPQVAADGVYYAGFSLAGMSPISTPDNITFDKRGNLWISTDGMPSTLKVHDTIYAVPTAGPNRGKLKPFLSAPIGAEICGPEMTPANDTFFCAIQHPGEGGTVEKPTSTWPDGTTPARPSVIAVVKTSDGSKIIGR; encoded by the coding sequence ATGAAACTGTTTTCAAAATCTGAACCTGCTGAAAATACAACATTTGAAGAAATCCTGTCGCGCCGCATCGAGCGCCGTTCATTCCTGAAAGGGGCGCTTTCCGCAGCCCCATTGCTGGTGGCTGGAACATCGTTGATTGATTCGACCGATGCCAGTGCTCAGGAACTTCCACTCGACGATGAGGACCTGACGCTGGGAACGGCTGAAAATCGAGCGGCAACCCTGGCCGATAAACTCGAATTCCTCCCCATTCGTCTCAATACTGAAGATCGCATCACGGTCGCCAATGGATATGCGGCCTCGGTTTTGCTCAAATGGGGAGATCCGCTGACGAGCAATGCCCCGGCGTTCAGTTTGATTCGCCAAACCCCAGCCGCCCAGGCTGAGCAATTTGGCTTTAACTGTGATTATGTCGGCTATTTCCCCTTGCCGAACTTTGCCGCCAAAAGCTCAACCACTGGACTGCTGGTGGTCAACCACGAATACACTGACCCGCTTAATATGTTTTTGGGCTATCAGGCGGGAAACCCTACCAAAGATCAGGTGGATATCGAACTCGCTGCCCACGGGGCGTCAGTGGTTGAAATCGAGCGGACGTCAAACGGGTGGCGCTATAAAGTCGGTTCTGCCTTCAATCGCCGCATCACCGGTCAAACCGAAATCCTGTTTACTGGACCTGCGGCTGGAAATGAATTGCTGAAAACTTCGGAAGACCCAACTGGAACACGTGTGCTTGGAATGCTCAACAACTGCGCTGCCGGAAAGACGCCGTGGGGCACGGTACTCACCTGCGAAGAAAACTTCAACCAGTATTTTGCCAACAACGGTAAGCTCACGGATGCAGACCCACGCAAACGAGTTCACAGCCGGTATGGGCTGACCAGCGCGGCGAGCGAACGGGCCTGGGAAAAGTTTTACAACCGGTTTGACATTGAAAAAGAACCAAACGAACCGTTCCGCTTTGGCTGGGTGGTTGAGTTTGACCCCTATGATCCGACGTTTGTGCCGCGCAAACGCACTGCCCTGGGGCGGTTCAAACACGAAGCCGCGACAACTGTGGTCGCCAAAGATGGCCGGGTTGTGGTCTACACGGGGGATGACGAGCGGTTTGACTATATGTACAAATTCGTCACCAAAAACAAAGTCAATCTGCAAAATCGGGCTGCGAATTTCAACTTGCTGGATGAAGGCACCCTCTATGTTGCCAGATTGAGCGACAATGGCACTGGAACCTGGATTCCATTGATTGGCGGCCAGGGCCCACTGGCTGGCTGGACGCAAGCCGACGTCTGTATCAACACCCGTGGAGCGGCTGACCTGGTTGGCGCCACCAAAATGGATCGTCCTGAAGACATTGAAGTCAACCCGGTCTCCGGTAAAGTATATTGTGTAATGACCAATAATACCCGCCGGGGAACTGACAACAACCCGACCACCGATGCGGCTAACCCACGCGCAGCTAACAAACATGGTCATATCATCGAACTAACCGAAGCCGGTGACGATCATGCCGCAACTGCTTTTGAATGGGATATTTTTATGCTCTGTGGTGACCCACAAGTTGCTGCTGACGGTGTGTATTACGCCGGATTCAGTCTGGCGGGAATGAGTCCGATTTCAACGCCGGACAACATCACGTTTGATAAGCGTGGGAATTTGTGGATTTCAACCGACGGCATGCCGTCAACCCTCAAAGTTCACGATACCATTTATGCTGTGCCCACCGCCGGCCCCAATCGTGGGAAGCTCAAACCATTTTTGAGTGCTCCGATTGGCGCCGAGATTTGCGGCCCGGAAATGACTCCGGCCAATGACACGTTTTTCTGTGCGATTCAGCATCCAGGTGAAGGCGGCACGGTTGAAAAACCAACCAGCACCTGGCCGGATGGCACCACACCAGCTCGTCCGAGCGTGATTGCCGTGGTCAAAACATCAGACGGTTCAAAAATCATCGGGCGGTAA
- a CDS encoding radical SAM protein, giving the protein MDRPYLFYELTNSICATCFRKVEAKVIFQDDQVFLHKYCPEHKHQRVLISTDVEYYKLARNYLKPGQMPLKFNTPIRYGCPYDCGLCPDHEQHSCLTLVEITDQCNLQCPICYAESGPHRQTWRSLEQVEFLLDCVVCNEGEPDIVQISGGEPTIHPEFFAILDAAKRRPIKHIMVNTNGIRIAQDEEFVKRLSEYLPDFEIYLQFDSLRAEPIKELRGLDLREVHRRALERLNRYNLSTTLVVTLKKGLNDSEIGEIVEFALQQPCVRGVTFQPIQNAGRVENFDPARDRLTLGEVRQQILKQCSWLSPADMIPVPCHPDCLAMAYALKVNGQAVPLTSLIDPNVLLQHGSNTIVYEQDPAIKDHVFKLFSTSHSPQSSALSLKQLLCCLPLVQVPDSIGYENVFRILIMQFLDPFNFDVRSVKKSCVHIVHPDGRIIPFDTFNMFYRDEKEELLNRLKALG; this is encoded by the coding sequence ATGGACCGACCTTATCTTTTCTATGAGTTGACCAACAGCATCTGCGCGACCTGTTTCCGCAAGGTCGAAGCCAAAGTCATTTTTCAGGATGACCAGGTGTTTCTGCACAAATACTGCCCGGAGCACAAACACCAGCGGGTGCTGATTTCGACGGATGTCGAATACTACAAACTCGCGCGCAACTACCTGAAACCAGGCCAGATGCCGCTTAAATTCAATACCCCGATCAGGTACGGATGCCCCTACGATTGCGGTCTATGCCCCGACCACGAACAGCACAGTTGCCTGACGCTGGTTGAAATTACCGACCAGTGCAATTTGCAATGTCCAATTTGTTATGCCGAATCGGGGCCGCATCGCCAGACGTGGCGCTCACTCGAACAGGTTGAGTTTTTGCTCGATTGTGTCGTCTGTAATGAAGGCGAGCCCGATATTGTCCAGATTAGTGGTGGAGAGCCGACGATTCATCCTGAATTTTTTGCCATTCTTGATGCGGCCAAACGCCGTCCGATCAAACATATAATGGTCAATACCAACGGGATTCGGATTGCTCAAGATGAAGAATTCGTCAAACGCCTGAGCGAATACCTGCCTGATTTTGAAATTTACCTGCAGTTTGACTCGCTTCGAGCCGAGCCAATCAAGGAACTGCGCGGCCTCGATTTACGCGAAGTCCACCGGCGGGCACTCGAACGACTTAACCGGTACAACCTGTCAACCACGCTGGTGGTGACGCTGAAAAAAGGGTTAAATGACAGCGAAATCGGTGAGATCGTTGAGTTTGCGCTGCAACAGCCCTGCGTTCGCGGCGTGACGTTTCAGCCGATTCAGAATGCGGGGCGGGTGGAAAACTTTGATCCAGCCCGAGACCGGTTGACACTTGGCGAAGTCCGCCAGCAAATTCTCAAACAATGCTCGTGGCTCTCTCCGGCAGATATGATCCCGGTGCCATGTCATCCTGACTGTCTGGCGATGGCTTACGCCTTGAAAGTCAATGGCCAGGCGGTCCCGCTGACCAGCCTGATTGACCCAAACGTGTTGCTCCAGCACGGCAGCAATACCATCGTGTATGAACAGGATCCCGCGATCAAAGACCACGTCTTCAAGCTCTTTTCGACCTCGCATTCACCCCAATCCTCCGCGCTGTCACTCAAACAACTCCTGTGTTGTCTGCCGCTGGTTCAGGTGCCCGATTCGATTGGCTATGAAAATGTCTTCCGGATTTTGATTATGCAATTTTTGGATCCATTTAACTTCGACGTGCGATCCGTCAAAAAAAGCTGCGTTCACATTGTCCACCCGGATGGACGGATCATCCCGTTTGATACCTTCAACATGTTCTATCGGGATGAAAAGGAAGAACTTCTGAACCGACTGAAGGCGCTGGGCTGA
- a CDS encoding prolipoprotein diacylglyceryl transferase — protein MTFPVYIHLFGLTIHPHLFFELIAYSVGFHLYRHLRKGNQTAFVPLEQIMVILVGCIFGALFGAKILNWLEALPYYLEHTRTNPMVWLEGKTIVGGFIGGWMGVELAKKLVGVTYSTGDVYVFPMIVGTCIGRVGCFLTGKDDVTYGVPTTLPWGVDFGFEDHLPRHPTQIYEILFLILFGMFLRWHTQKPHFNGYLFRLFMFGYFAFRFGIEFIKPRPYPYFGLSAIQWAALGAAVFCWFTLKFGLQQTTPPANQAEI, from the coding sequence ATGACATTTCCGGTTTACATCCACCTGTTTGGACTCACGATTCACCCACATTTGTTTTTTGAATTGATTGCCTATTCAGTTGGCTTTCATCTGTACCGGCATTTGCGCAAGGGCAACCAGACCGCGTTTGTGCCACTTGAACAAATCATGGTGATTTTAGTCGGGTGTATTTTCGGCGCACTGTTTGGGGCTAAAATCTTGAACTGGCTCGAAGCTTTGCCCTACTACCTCGAACACACGCGAACCAACCCCATGGTCTGGCTGGAGGGAAAAACGATTGTCGGCGGGTTTATCGGAGGCTGGATGGGGGTCGAACTGGCGAAAAAGCTGGTTGGTGTTACCTATTCGACAGGTGATGTCTATGTCTTTCCGATGATTGTCGGAACCTGCATCGGTCGGGTTGGATGTTTTCTGACTGGAAAAGATGATGTGACGTATGGTGTGCCCACGACCCTTCCCTGGGGCGTTGATTTTGGATTCGAAGACCACCTGCCGCGTCACCCGACGCAAATCTATGAAATACTCTTTCTGATCCTGTTTGGGATGTTCCTCCGCTGGCATACCCAGAAACCACACTTTAACGGGTATTTGTTCCGGCTATTTATGTTCGGCTACTTTGCATTTCGATTTGGAATTGAGTTTATCAAGCCACGACCTTATCCATATTTTGGGTTGAGCGCGATTCAGTGGGCGGCGCTTGGTGCGGCAGTGTTTTGCTGGTTCACACTCAAATTTGGGCTTCAACAGACAACTCCCCCAGCCAATCAAGCTGAAATTTAA
- a CDS encoding SUMF1/EgtB/PvdO family nonheme iron enzyme, whose protein sequence is MKQCPDCKRVFRDDEMVCPEHGKYLTPQMILDGKYRLEEKIGEGGMGEIYRATHIRLGTTWAVKILNLDLLSDESSVQRFWREAQVSTQINHPNVINVVDIVESKECGVMYIVMEHLVGKNLKERLYEGHFLTWEEIHLVLRQVCNVLDCAHAKGIIHRDLKPDNIFLVDTPEIARSVKVLDFGIAYVGRDMRLTMTGELMGSPEYMSPEHCEDRDMDFRADIYTLGVVLYELLTGDVPFSLLRYGYQTIMVKHLSELPRRIREIRPDVPEAVEAVVLKALSKNPNQRQQSALQLAQEFEEALITSGIHLKELSFPLLQTQSTNAMPDVMGAPSPWSISPLTQESPTSLTNPGTETLDPFTSPLASPLTKEDLDPVTDPAEDVVVEPAETIEMNPGPALTEDFLLPSVTQEVPSGHDPLATNPIHIAAREGMMLPLRTVSFEVVTLNTFGQVVFQTKRQAEIFDEPLVSGDFLEMIEIPSGSFEMGDTLSEAEQPVHKVVMPTFFISKFPITQAQWREVSTWPKVERDLVPAPSKFSGPMFPVEQITWDDAMEFCARLAKKTHRSYRLPTEAEWEYACRAGTVSPFAFGETLTAEIVNYNGEYPYGQAPKGENRRKPTPVGSLHIPNAFGVYDMHGNVMEWCLDVWHPTYVDAPTDGSARRHTDDQRYRVVRGGSWNHSAHDCRSAYRYGRLPDLKNSYLGFRVVMTLSDWWRA, encoded by the coding sequence ATGAAGCAATGTCCCGACTGTAAACGAGTGTTTCGCGATGACGAGATGGTATGCCCTGAGCATGGGAAATACCTGACACCACAAATGATCCTGGATGGGAAATACCGGCTGGAGGAAAAAATCGGTGAAGGCGGCATGGGCGAAATCTATCGTGCCACGCATATCCGTCTTGGAACAACCTGGGCCGTGAAAATCCTCAACCTCGATTTACTTTCAGACGAATCTTCGGTTCAGCGATTCTGGCGTGAAGCCCAGGTCTCAACCCAGATCAATCACCCAAATGTGATCAATGTCGTGGACATCGTCGAATCGAAAGAATGCGGCGTGATGTACATTGTGATGGAACACCTGGTTGGAAAAAACCTGAAGGAACGGCTCTATGAAGGGCATTTTCTGACCTGGGAAGAAATCCATCTCGTCCTCAGACAGGTGTGCAATGTGCTTGATTGCGCCCACGCTAAAGGGATCATTCACCGGGATTTAAAGCCGGATAACATTTTTCTGGTGGATACTCCGGAGATTGCCCGGTCAGTCAAAGTGCTCGACTTTGGCATTGCCTATGTGGGGAGGGATATGCGGTTGACCATGACCGGCGAATTGATGGGCTCGCCGGAGTATATGTCTCCCGAACATTGTGAAGACCGTGACATGGATTTTCGCGCTGACATCTACACCCTGGGCGTGGTGCTCTATGAACTGCTCACCGGAGACGTGCCGTTTTCGCTGTTGCGCTATGGCTATCAAACCATCATGGTCAAGCACCTGAGCGAACTTCCGCGCCGAATTCGCGAGATTCGGCCCGATGTTCCTGAAGCCGTCGAAGCGGTGGTCTTAAAAGCACTCAGTAAAAATCCAAACCAGCGCCAGCAATCAGCCTTGCAGCTTGCCCAGGAGTTTGAGGAGGCGTTGATAACCTCAGGCATTCACTTAAAAGAGCTGTCGTTTCCATTACTTCAAACCCAATCAACCAACGCCATGCCGGATGTGATGGGGGCGCCATCCCCGTGGAGCATTTCTCCCCTGACCCAGGAAAGCCCGACCAGTTTGACCAACCCTGGGACGGAGACGTTGGATCCGTTTACCTCCCCGCTGGCATCTCCTCTGACCAAAGAAGATTTGGACCCGGTGACGGATCCGGCGGAAGATGTAGTGGTTGAACCGGCTGAAACCATTGAAATGAATCCAGGGCCGGCGCTGACTGAAGATTTTCTGCTGCCATCTGTCACCCAAGAAGTACCCTCTGGGCATGACCCGCTGGCCACAAATCCAATTCACATTGCCGCACGCGAAGGGATGATGCTGCCGCTGCGAACGGTTTCGTTTGAGGTTGTGACGCTCAACACGTTTGGACAGGTCGTCTTTCAAACCAAACGTCAGGCTGAAATTTTTGATGAACCGCTGGTCAGTGGTGATTTTCTGGAGATGATTGAAATTCCATCCGGTAGTTTTGAGATGGGTGACACTCTGTCGGAAGCTGAGCAGCCCGTTCATAAAGTGGTGATGCCAACCTTCTTTATCAGTAAATTTCCAATCACCCAGGCGCAATGGCGCGAAGTCTCAACCTGGCCAAAAGTTGAGCGAGATTTAGTACCGGCGCCATCGAAATTTTCAGGCCCCATGTTTCCAGTCGAACAAATTACCTGGGATGATGCGATGGAGTTTTGTGCCCGTCTGGCCAAAAAGACCCACCGGAGCTATCGCCTGCCGACCGAAGCCGAATGGGAATATGCCTGCCGGGCAGGGACGGTTTCGCCCTTTGCTTTCGGGGAAACCCTCACGGCTGAGATTGTGAACTACAATGGGGAATACCCCTATGGTCAGGCGCCGAAAGGTGAAAATCGTCGGAAACCAACCCCCGTTGGCAGTTTGCATATCCCGAATGCCTTTGGCGTGTATGACATGCACGGAAATGTCATGGAATGGTGCCTGGACGTCTGGCATCCGACCTATGTGGACGCTCCGACCGATGGAAGCGCCCGCCGTCACACTGACGACCAGCGGTATCGGGTGGTACGAGGCGGTTCGTGGAATCACAGCGCCCATGACTGCCGCTCCGCCTACCGATATGGCCGGCTTCCGGATCTGAAAAATAGTTATCTGGGATTTCGGGTGGTGATGACGTTGAGCGACTGGTGGCGGGCTTGA
- a CDS encoding FAD-dependent monooxygenase, whose translation MPSFTVVGSGLAGCLMAVYLAQRGYKVTLFERNDDMRDRPVPRGRSINLALSRRGINALQEVGIGDKLMELAIPMRGRMIHSPTGQLTFQPYGKNDQEVIYSISRNALNVALINLAETYPNVEVFFNHRCVGADLNRTTITLEDQLTKEVKTVSAEMVVGTDGAYSAIRDTMQVRTERFDYSQQFLSHGYKELTIPALPDGAHALDKNALHIWPRHDFMMIALPNLDGTFTCTLFFPHQGPMSFESLKTPEDVRRFFTLHFPDAVPLMPTLVEDFFHNPTGAMVTVRCAPWHYRGRFVLAGDAAHAVVPFYGQGMNASFEDCSVLNACMDMHGEDWPAVFEAYQSRRKRNTDVLSELAIANYLEMRDKVASPWFLMKKKLDNFLATLLPGVYLPLYTMVSFTLIPYADAVERAQKQDRILLMAGIGILLLPLLLAGWWVLGNLG comes from the coding sequence ATGCCTTCTTTTACTGTGGTTGGTTCGGGGTTAGCCGGGTGCCTGATGGCGGTTTATCTGGCTCAACGCGGCTATAAAGTGACGCTTTTTGAACGCAACGACGATATGCGAGATCGCCCCGTCCCCCGAGGACGGTCAATCAATCTCGCGCTTTCCCGACGTGGAATCAATGCTTTGCAGGAAGTGGGCATTGGTGACAAGTTGATGGAGCTGGCGATTCCGATGCGGGGACGAATGATTCATTCCCCGACGGGTCAACTGACTTTCCAGCCCTATGGGAAAAACGACCAGGAAGTGATCTATTCGATTTCACGCAATGCACTCAATGTTGCCCTGATCAATTTGGCGGAAACTTACCCAAACGTCGAGGTATTCTTTAACCATAGATGCGTCGGGGCCGATCTCAATCGCACGACCATCACACTCGAAGACCAGCTCACCAAAGAAGTTAAAACCGTTTCAGCCGAAATGGTTGTCGGCACGGATGGCGCCTATTCGGCCATTCGCGATACCATGCAGGTTCGGACCGAGCGCTTTGACTATAGCCAGCAGTTTTTGAGTCACGGCTACAAAGAACTCACCATCCCGGCACTTCCCGATGGAGCTCATGCCCTTGATAAAAATGCACTTCACATCTGGCCGCGCCACGATTTCATGATGATTGCGCTGCCAAACCTGGATGGAACATTTACCTGCACGCTCTTTTTTCCACACCAGGGGCCAATGAGCTTTGAATCGCTGAAAACCCCAGAGGACGTGCGGCGCTTTTTCACGCTCCATTTCCCGGATGCCGTGCCACTGATGCCGACACTGGTCGAAGACTTTTTCCACAACCCGACGGGTGCCATGGTCACGGTTCGGTGTGCCCCGTGGCATTACCGGGGACGCTTTGTGCTGGCCGGGGACGCGGCCCACGCGGTGGTTCCATTTTACGGTCAAGGGATGAACGCCTCGTTTGAAGATTGCTCAGTGTTGAATGCCTGTATGGATATGCACGGCGAAGACTGGCCCGCCGTTTTTGAAGCCTATCAGTCACGGCGTAAACGAAACACCGATGTCCTCTCAGAACTGGCGATTGCCAACTATCTGGAAATGCGGGACAAGGTGGCTTCTCCCTGGTTTTTGATGAAAAAGAAACTCGACAACTTCCTGGCCACCTTGTTGCCGGGCGTGTACCTCCCGCTCTACACCATGGTTTCCTTCACCTTGATTCCCTATGCCGATGCGGTGGAACGGGCCCAAAAACAGGATCGAATTTTGTTGATGGCGGGGATTGGAATACTCTTGCTGCCACTTTTGCTCGCCGGTTGGTGGGTTTTGGGGAACCTGGGCTGA
- a CDS encoding zinc-ribbon domain-containing protein → MYCPQCGSQNNEQVKFCRTCGTNLGQISQAITGQRTKKKKKSVPLSEVDQKRMTASFGQLFLGVGFFLLAIMMYFSRQTWGLWLLIPAFGIFGKGAGTLLTIAIAYGEAESADEDEAESTAAVTAETPARRTAELPPPAYDTNHFMNNPPSSVTESPTQTFEDKVRIQKQERQ, encoded by the coding sequence ATGTACTGCCCTCAATGCGGTTCGCAAAACAATGAACAGGTCAAATTCTGCCGGACGTGCGGTACGAATCTGGGTCAGATCTCACAGGCCATCACCGGTCAGAGAACAAAGAAAAAGAAAAAATCCGTTCCGCTCTCTGAAGTTGACCAAAAGCGAATGACAGCCAGTTTTGGTCAGCTTTTTTTAGGCGTCGGTTTTTTTCTGCTGGCCATCATGATGTATTTCTCTCGCCAAACCTGGGGCTTGTGGTTGCTGATTCCAGCTTTTGGCATCTTTGGAAAAGGGGCCGGCACGCTACTCACCATCGCCATAGCATATGGAGAAGCTGAGTCCGCTGATGAAGATGAAGCCGAATCAACGGCTGCCGTCACTGCTGAAACCCCAGCCCGCCGAACGGCTGAACTCCCGCCTCCGGCCTATGATACCAACCATTTTATGAATAACCCCCCATCAAGCGTGACGGAATCTCCCACTCAGACCTTTGAAGACAAGGTCCGAATTCAAAAACAGGAAAGACAATAA
- a CDS encoding O-antigen ligase family protein, which translates to MTNPPLSGAFERFAQALLPLPEFPAFHIERLRRKLFHVVSALAVVIPLLEIETLLYSAVTPKFALLLVGSALLITLMGGYALRERQLTAIQTPICFLVGGLVLMIGVSALFSLSPIISLVGSLDIRTGFLTYAGYLVCFLALTIALTADRIWLFRFFQILVLPGIGVSLLGFYAFFHQPAAVNAADPLLFRLKGTLGHADYAGNFLLFTLFAALAATVVSTKSLWKWINLAAAAVMLAAILFTGTRGAWAGLGVAGVVGLILVFRERSTFFQKLSPQQVRQGWIVTGCLLLVFGGLVWFTPIGHTVRTRLAGTVQEGFTGAGRTTLWKWALRVVPDYWATGCGPEMYRLACLNYITADDARATSGLAVEDPHNLILSYLVNYGAFSSVMLLVIVGFAFISGWQALKKSTTIQEKGVSLLLILALLAVTIDLLFIYFTLTTGLYFFGLIAIIFVWNQQLAKESTSASSVRSSSQKTSTRHKPAQSREFLVWGLLGTPVLAAVIYLFPIVAAEYTIYQSMDAARQKNTRQCLELGQKAFSYGLYQTDHHYYFARALEAITVLLPDSDQDFFLTQAAAEAEKALPHGLFPDQYRFFQARLLLQNDQIFEADTLSDEIETINPHYFGIHVIRAQVALRLEQLDQAQTEIAAAKALNGPRRYISPLNKQLKQARGIQRPNRSKTKHKSNPTFD; encoded by the coding sequence ATGACAAATCCACCTCTATCTGGCGCCTTTGAGCGCTTTGCCCAGGCCCTGCTTCCATTGCCCGAATTTCCTGCCTTTCACATCGAGCGTCTGCGCCGAAAACTTTTCCATGTGGTGTCGGCACTGGCGGTGGTGATTCCATTACTGGAAATTGAAACCCTGCTGTACTCGGCGGTGACCCCAAAGTTTGCGCTGTTACTGGTCGGTTCGGCGCTCCTGATCACGCTGATGGGTGGCTATGCCTTACGTGAGCGCCAGTTGACCGCCATTCAAACTCCCATCTGTTTCCTGGTGGGAGGATTGGTCTTGATGATTGGGGTGTCAGCCCTGTTTTCGCTTTCCCCGATCATTTCTCTGGTTGGATCGCTCGACATCCGGACAGGCTTTTTGACATATGCCGGTTATCTGGTGTGTTTTCTTGCGCTTACCATTGCCCTGACGGCAGATCGCATCTGGCTCTTTCGGTTTTTTCAGATCCTGGTATTGCCGGGTATTGGCGTTTCCCTGCTTGGGTTCTATGCCTTTTTCCATCAGCCAGCGGCGGTCAATGCGGCGGATCCCCTCTTGTTTCGCCTGAAAGGGACCCTCGGACATGCCGACTATGCGGGAAATTTCTTGCTCTTCACGCTGTTTGCAGCCCTGGCCGCGACCGTGGTGAGTACCAAATCACTCTGGAAATGGATCAATCTGGCGGCAGCGGCAGTGATGCTCGCGGCAATTTTGTTTACTGGAACACGCGGGGCCTGGGCCGGGCTCGGCGTGGCCGGAGTTGTGGGCTTGATACTGGTTTTTCGGGAACGAAGTACTTTCTTTCAAAAGCTTTCGCCACAACAGGTTCGCCAGGGCTGGATTGTCACGGGGTGTCTGCTCCTTGTGTTCGGAGGGCTGGTCTGGTTCACCCCAATTGGGCATACGGTTCGAACCCGTCTGGCTGGGACGGTTCAGGAGGGCTTCACTGGTGCAGGCCGGACAACGCTGTGGAAATGGGCATTGCGGGTTGTGCCTGATTACTGGGCCACCGGGTGCGGGCCAGAAATGTATCGGCTCGCCTGCTTGAATTACATCACGGCTGATGATGCCCGGGCGACCTCCGGGCTGGCGGTCGAAGATCCTCACAACCTTATCCTGAGCTATCTGGTTAACTATGGGGCGTTTTCAAGTGTGATGCTGCTGGTGATTGTCGGATTCGCCTTTATTTCCGGCTGGCAGGCATTGAAGAAATCAACCACCATCCAGGAAAAAGGCGTGAGTCTTCTGCTGATCCTGGCGCTCCTGGCGGTTACGATTGACTTGCTGTTCATTTATTTCACGTTGACCACTGGGCTGTATTTCTTTGGACTCATCGCCATCATTTTTGTCTGGAATCAACAGCTTGCAAAGGAATCAACCTCCGCTTCGTCAGTTCGCTCCTCCTCACAGAAAACGTCAACTCGTCACAAACCAGCTCAATCACGTGAATTTCTGGTCTGGGGGCTGCTGGGAACGCCAGTGCTGGCAGCCGTGATCTATCTTTTCCCCATAGTCGCGGCTGAATACACCATCTATCAAAGCATGGATGCCGCGCGCCAGAAAAATACCCGGCAGTGCCTGGAACTCGGCCAAAAAGCCTTTTCTTATGGGCTGTATCAAACCGACCATCATTATTATTTTGCGCGTGCTCTGGAGGCCATCACGGTTCTCTTACCAGACAGCGACCAGGATTTCTTCCTGACCCAGGCGGCTGCCGAAGCTGAAAAAGCGCTTCCACATGGTCTCTTTCCCGACCAGTATCGTTTTTTTCAAGCCCGATTGTTGCTCCAAAATGACCAAATTTTTGAAGCTGATACCCTGAGCGATGAGATTGAAACCATCAATCCCCATTATTTTGGCATTCATGTGATTCGGGCCCAGGTTGCCTTGCGGTTGGAACAACTTGATCAAGCCCAAACTGAAATTGCCGCGGCAAAAGCTCTGAATGGACCTCGCAGATATATCAGCCCGCTCAACAAACAACTCAAACAGGCCAGAGGAATTCAACGCCCAAACAGGTCCAAAACAAAGCACAAATCCAATCCAACCTTTGACTGA